In Aliidongia dinghuensis, the following proteins share a genomic window:
- a CDS encoding flavin reductase family protein — MLFDFAELSAPARYKLLTSTVTPRPIAWVVTRSAAGEVNAAPFSFFNVVAADPPTVAISIGNRGRDLPKDTLANIRATGEFVVNLVSRANAEAMNVTATEFPAGVDELAAAKLTSEPSVKVTPPRIGESPVAFECQLHQAIPLGPANTLVLGHVVAMHVRDDAVLDPLKFYIDNPKLDLVGRMHGLGGYTTTRDQFEIRRISIEEWPIEERDKAAGQRTL, encoded by the coding sequence ATGCTGTTCGATTTCGCGGAGCTGTCGGCGCCGGCGCGCTACAAGCTGCTGACCTCGACCGTGACGCCGCGGCCGATCGCCTGGGTGGTGACCCGCAGCGCCGCGGGCGAGGTCAACGCGGCGCCGTTCTCGTTCTTCAACGTGGTCGCCGCCGATCCGCCGACGGTCGCCATCAGCATCGGCAACCGCGGCCGTGACCTGCCCAAGGACACGCTCGCGAACATCCGGGCGACCGGCGAATTCGTGGTCAATCTCGTCTCGCGCGCCAATGCGGAGGCGATGAACGTGACCGCGACCGAATTCCCGGCCGGGGTCGACGAGCTGGCGGCGGCGAAGCTCACGTCCGAGCCGTCGGTCAAGGTCACGCCGCCGCGCATCGGCGAGAGCCCGGTCGCGTTCGAATGCCAGCTCCATCAGGCTATTCCACTAGGTCCGGCCAACACGCTCGTGCTAGGCCACGTAGTCGCGATGCATGTGCGCGACGACGCGGTACTGGATCCGCTCAAATTCTATATCGACAACCCGAAGCTCGACTTGGTCGGCCGCATGCACGGGCTCGGCGGCTATACGACCACGCGCGACCAGTTCGAGATCCGGCGCATTTCGATCGAGGAATGGCCGATCGAGGAACGGGACAAGGCGGCGGGCCAGCGGACGTTGTAG